A window from Synechococcus sp. MU1643 encodes these proteins:
- a CDS encoding ribonuclease D — MAEKSSSPAEFAVFDRDLDAAWTERYLQSPRLAVDTEAMGLIHGRDRLCLVQIADAEDRVACVRIGLGQTEAPNLKRLFEASTVEKVFHFARFDVAALAAGLGIAVNPVFCTKVGSRLGRTYTPRHGLKDLVMELVGVELDKGAQSSDWGRVDELTDVQLAYAANDVRYLLSARERLEQMLRREGRWDLAQRCFQCVPVVAELDRLRFHQIFEH, encoded by the coding sequence ATGGCTGAGAAGTCGTCATCCCCAGCGGAATTCGCCGTCTTTGATCGCGATCTCGATGCAGCTTGGACGGAGCGCTACCTGCAGTCCCCGCGGCTTGCCGTTGACACTGAAGCGATGGGGCTGATCCATGGGCGTGATCGGCTTTGCCTGGTTCAGATCGCCGACGCCGAGGACCGCGTGGCCTGCGTCCGCATTGGCCTAGGCCAGACCGAGGCACCCAACCTCAAGCGCCTGTTTGAGGCGTCCACCGTTGAGAAGGTGTTTCACTTCGCCCGTTTCGATGTGGCAGCGCTTGCGGCCGGTTTGGGGATTGCAGTGAATCCCGTGTTCTGCACCAAGGTCGGCAGTCGGCTCGGCCGCACTTACACCCCCCGCCATGGCCTTAAGGATCTGGTGATGGAATTGGTCGGTGTTGAGCTGGACAAGGGTGCCCAGAGCAGTGACTGGGGCCGGGTGGACGAACTCACGGATGTCCAGCTGGCCTATGCCGCCAACGACGTCCGCTACCTTCTATCAGCCCGAGAGCGCTTGGAGCAGATGTTGCGGCGGGAAGGGCGTTGGGATCTGGCGCAGCGCTGCTTTCAATGTGTTCCGGTGGTTGCTGAGTTGGATCGACTGCGTTTTCACCAGATCTTTGAGCACTGA
- a CDS encoding helix-turn-helix transcriptional regulator, with protein MFSRRKPSRTCLADIEQYFHQPPPQFLDLELAVCWILECLLKDDNYPSALLQKLIREEPQLRLSETVLQQALEFLEQQGSISSYTQRCPSRGRPRRMLHLESDARSEAERLMQPWRSWLDSHRFALN; from the coding sequence GTGTTCTCTCGCAGAAAGCCTTCGCGCACCTGTCTGGCAGACATCGAGCAGTACTTCCATCAGCCGCCACCGCAATTCCTCGACCTGGAACTGGCTGTCTGCTGGATCCTCGAGTGCTTGCTCAAAGACGACAACTACCCATCCGCACTTCTGCAGAAACTGATCCGGGAGGAGCCACAACTGCGGCTTTCTGAAACCGTCCTGCAACAGGCCCTGGAGTTCCTTGAGCAACAGGGCTCGATCAGCAGTTACACCCAACGCTGCCCGAGTCGCGGGCGGCCCCGGCGCATGCTGCATCTTGAATCCGATGCACGCAGCGAAGCCGAACGACTGATGCAGCCCTGGCGCAGCTGGCTGGACTCCCACCGGTTCGCTTTGAACTAA
- a CDS encoding cofactor assembly of complex C subunit B codes for MPAGFQSTLLLTVLLAIGLVFFLRAASKDRTTVVDVMSPQPPITVLDGLSTWLEDRGWSQDGGDAERQVLRFKGKVASSQSLAVLLSGLAAIGSACFSLVLRQLAPQLHWWPLLLIGLGPLAGALYTRRAARTEALELQLLPAPEGKGSAIRLRAHRDELIAIELELAETLQLASDGSLLSSPI; via the coding sequence ATGCCTGCAGGATTCCAATCCACCCTCCTGCTGACTGTTCTGCTGGCGATTGGTCTGGTGTTCTTTCTGCGTGCAGCCAGCAAAGACCGAACCACAGTGGTGGACGTGATGTCCCCCCAACCCCCCATCACCGTGCTCGATGGGCTCAGTACCTGGCTGGAAGACCGCGGTTGGAGCCAAGATGGCGGCGATGCAGAGCGGCAGGTGCTCCGCTTCAAGGGGAAAGTGGCCTCCAGCCAATCCCTAGCCGTGTTGCTGTCAGGACTGGCGGCCATTGGCTCCGCCTGCTTCAGTTTGGTCCTGCGGCAGCTGGCACCTCAACTGCACTGGTGGCCTCTTCTGCTGATCGGCTTGGGCCCTTTGGCAGGCGCCCTCTACACGCGACGAGCAGCTCGCACAGAAGCCCTGGAGCTGCAATTGCTACCGGCCCCCGAGGGAAAGGGCAGCGCCATTCGCCTACGGGCCCATCGGGACGAATTGATCGCCATCGAACTGGAACTGGCTGAGACCCTGCAACTCGCCAGTGATGGGTCCCTGCTCTCCTCCCCGATCTGA
- a CDS encoding N-acetylmuramoyl-L-alanine amidase, whose product MRLPAWMQRRRFASGLAITGLSLATLAMTKAAEQHNWLGTPEASNEPAEQPAPEQPDPCPSPATPDPLLGPRTKKPGSWVGRSPVQTNLPIVVMAGHADSQGTASPGTPGYAVDQQKRPPMQPGIRDELFWNRQVQAAVVSQGQARGLNIRAYTPPSISIANDDDPSTNWSKAKVFSERGEYVLEIHFDAYQPHGFGSGLIPVLANVRELNLVDESLAEAFGRYPRFFRGGLGGPRRGIGILEIAMLKPPLETNLRDPSSREHTVNCLAERVVNALVQGVS is encoded by the coding sequence ATGCGTCTGCCGGCCTGGATGCAACGCCGTCGCTTTGCCTCAGGGCTTGCCATCACAGGCCTGTCGCTGGCAACCCTCGCGATGACCAAAGCTGCGGAACAACACAACTGGCTTGGCACACCCGAGGCCAGCAACGAACCAGCAGAGCAACCCGCACCGGAACAGCCAGACCCCTGTCCCTCGCCTGCCACGCCAGACCCCCTGCTGGGTCCACGCACGAAGAAACCCGGGAGCTGGGTCGGCCGTAGCCCTGTTCAAACCAACCTGCCGATCGTCGTTATGGCAGGGCACGCCGACTCCCAGGGCACCGCCAGTCCAGGAACCCCGGGATATGCCGTGGATCAGCAGAAGCGACCGCCGATGCAACCGGGCATTCGCGATGAGCTGTTCTGGAACCGCCAGGTTCAGGCCGCTGTGGTGAGCCAAGGCCAAGCCCGTGGCTTGAACATCCGCGCCTACACCCCTCCTTCCATCAGCATCGCGAACGACGACGACCCCAGCACCAACTGGTCGAAAGCCAAAGTGTTTTCGGAGCGTGGTGAATACGTTCTGGAGATCCATTTCGATGCCTATCAGCCCCATGGCTTCGGCTCCGGTCTGATTCCTGTGCTCGCGAATGTGCGTGAACTGAACCTCGTCGATGAAAGCCTGGCCGAGGCATTTGGGCGCTACCCACGATTTTTCCGAGGAGGCCTTGGCGGTCCGCGTCGCGGCATCGGAATTCTTGAAATCGCCATGCTTAAGCCCCCCCTCGAGACGAACCTGAGAGATCCGAGCTCAAGGGAGCACACGGTGAACTGCCTGGCCGAGCGCGTGGTGAATGCACTCGTCCAAGGCGTCAGTTAG
- the hemF gene encoding oxygen-dependent coproporphyrinogen oxidase, producing MVRSLIRRVLGRQDVGVSKAPLELPPSDSRERARAMVMGLQDEICAGLEALDGEGRFVEESWVRPEGGGGRSRVMREGRVFEQGGVNFSEVQGEELPPSILKQRPEAKGHPWFATGTSMVLHPRNPYIPTVHLNYRYFEAGPVWWFGGGADLTPYYPFLDDARHFHRTHQAACDSVHPDLHKVFKPWCDEYFYLKHRDETRGVGGIFYDYQDANGTIYKGQDPSGPAAQVSARLGARPLSWEQLFSLGQANGRAFLPAYAPIVEKRHPMAYGDRERDFQLYRRGRYVEFNLVWDRGTIFGLQTNGRTESILMSLPPLARWEYGYTAEAGSRESLLTELFTKPQDWLGDDSLDERCRPHGAIN from the coding sequence ATGGTTCGCTCCCTGATTCGCCGCGTCCTCGGACGCCAGGACGTGGGTGTCAGCAAGGCTCCCCTTGAACTGCCCCCCAGCGATTCCAGAGAGCGGGCCCGGGCGATGGTGATGGGGCTGCAGGACGAAATCTGTGCGGGCCTTGAAGCGCTTGATGGTGAAGGTCGCTTCGTTGAAGAAAGTTGGGTCAGGCCTGAAGGGGGTGGGGGGCGCTCCCGGGTGATGCGTGAGGGCCGCGTCTTCGAACAAGGCGGCGTGAATTTCTCTGAGGTTCAGGGAGAAGAACTGCCCCCGTCGATTCTCAAGCAGCGTCCGGAAGCGAAGGGGCATCCATGGTTCGCCACGGGAACCTCGATGGTGCTGCATCCGCGCAATCCCTACATCCCGACGGTTCACCTCAACTACCGCTATTTCGAGGCTGGCCCTGTGTGGTGGTTTGGCGGGGGTGCTGACCTGACCCCCTACTACCCCTTCCTCGACGACGCACGTCACTTCCATCGCACCCATCAGGCGGCCTGTGATTCGGTTCACCCGGATCTGCACAAGGTATTCAAGCCCTGGTGCGATGAGTACTTCTATTTGAAGCACCGCGATGAAACCCGCGGCGTGGGCGGCATCTTTTACGACTACCAAGATGCCAACGGCACGATCTACAAGGGCCAGGATCCCTCCGGTCCTGCGGCTCAGGTGTCAGCCCGTTTGGGAGCACGCCCGTTGAGTTGGGAGCAGCTGTTCTCCTTGGGGCAGGCCAACGGCAGAGCCTTCCTTCCGGCCTATGCCCCCATCGTGGAGAAGCGTCATCCGATGGCCTATGGCGATCGCGAGAGGGACTTTCAGCTCTATCGCCGGGGTCGTTATGTGGAGTTCAACCTGGTTTGGGACCGCGGCACGATTTTTGGCCTGCAGACCAATGGACGGACAGAGTCGATCTTGATGTCTCTTCCCCCGCTGGCGCGTTGGGAGTACGGCTACACCGCTGAGGCTGGATCACGGGAGTCCCTGCTAACCGAACTGTTCACCAAGCCTCAGGATTGGCTCGGTGATGACTCGCTTGATGAGCGTTGCCGCCCCCATGGCGCGATCAACTAA
- a CDS encoding Mrp/NBP35 family ATP-binding protein codes for MTPVEQANQALQQVKDAGSGKTALELGWIEQIRITPPRAVFRLSLPGFAQSQRDRIVVEARGALMGLDGIEDVQIEIGQPPSEGGIGHAGHGQPAERQSIPGVRQVIAVSSGKGGVGKSTVAVNLACALAQSGLRVGLLDADIYGPNAPTMLGVADQTPEVQGSGDQQRIVPIETCGIAMVSMGLLIDDHQPVIWRGPMLNGIIRQFLYQAEWGERDVLIVDLPPGTGDAQLSLAQAVPMAGVVIVTTPQQVSLQDARRGLSMFRQMGIPILGVVENMSAFIPPDRPDCSYALFGSGGGAQLAADYDVPLLAQIPMEMPVQEGGDTGRPIVINRSDSASAAEFKGLAEAVLKAVTQPV; via the coding sequence ATGACCCCGGTCGAGCAGGCCAACCAAGCCCTCCAGCAAGTCAAAGATGCCGGCAGTGGCAAAACGGCCCTGGAGCTCGGCTGGATTGAACAGATCCGCATCACCCCGCCGCGGGCAGTGTTTCGCCTCAGCCTTCCAGGCTTCGCCCAAAGCCAGCGTGACCGCATCGTGGTCGAGGCACGGGGCGCTCTGATGGGGCTCGATGGCATTGAGGACGTGCAGATCGAGATCGGTCAACCGCCAAGCGAGGGAGGTATTGGCCACGCCGGCCATGGTCAGCCGGCTGAACGCCAGTCGATTCCCGGTGTCCGCCAGGTGATTGCGGTGAGCAGCGGCAAGGGCGGTGTCGGCAAAAGCACCGTCGCCGTCAATCTGGCCTGCGCTCTCGCCCAGTCCGGCCTGCGGGTGGGACTCCTTGACGCCGATATTTACGGGCCAAACGCACCCACCATGCTGGGCGTCGCAGACCAAACGCCGGAGGTGCAGGGCAGCGGCGATCAGCAGCGGATCGTCCCGATCGAGACCTGCGGCATCGCCATGGTGTCAATGGGTCTGCTGATCGACGATCACCAACCTGTGATCTGGCGAGGCCCGATGCTCAACGGCATCATTCGGCAGTTCCTGTATCAGGCCGAATGGGGCGAGAGGGACGTTCTCATCGTTGACCTGCCACCCGGCACCGGTGATGCACAACTCTCCCTGGCCCAAGCAGTGCCGATGGCCGGTGTTGTGATCGTGACCACCCCACAACAGGTGTCGCTGCAGGATGCGCGTCGGGGTCTCTCCATGTTCCGGCAGATGGGCATTCCCATCCTCGGCGTGGTGGAAAACATGAGCGCCTTCATACCCCCAGACCGTCCTGACTGCAGCTACGCCCTCTTCGGCAGTGGCGGCGGCGCCCAACTCGCCGCGGACTACGACGTTCCCCTCTTGGCTCAGATCCCCATGGAAATGCCTGTGCAGGAAGGCGGTGACACGGGGCGACCGATCGTGATCAACCGCAGCGACTCCGCCAGCGCCGCCGAGTTCAAGGGCCTCGCTGAAGCTGTGCTCAAGGCCGTCACCCAGCCCGTCTGA
- the rodA gene encoding rod shape-determining protein RodA — translation MFSRRDRRRSHREWVLWGVPLGMITISGVLIASTQRQADYADWYHHWITAAFGVLLALGLERLPLQRLRPLLMTVYALTVISLVAVRVIGTTALGAQRWISIGGVHVQPSEFAKIAAILLVAAVLSRHPVERPIDLIRPLGVIAVPWLLVFIQPDLGTSLVFGALMLTMLYWSGMPIEWVILLLSPLMTALLSGLLPWAMGLWIPLMVVLAYRSLPWKRLAATATLAVHGAMAAVTPWLWMNGLKDYQRDRLVLFLDPSQDPLGGGYHLLQSTVGIGSGGVLGTGLLQGQLTKLRFIPEQHTDFIFSALGEETGFVGCLLVVLGFAALMARLLQIARNARTDFESLVVIGIGTMLMFQVVVNIFMTIGLGPVTGIPLPFLSYGRSAMVVNFIALGLCLSVVRQSRRSFAQLR, via the coding sequence ATGTTCAGCCGACGTGACCGCCGCAGATCGCACCGGGAGTGGGTGCTCTGGGGTGTTCCGCTCGGCATGATCACCATCTCAGGGGTGCTGATCGCCAGCACCCAACGCCAGGCAGACTATGCCGACTGGTATCACCACTGGATCACCGCGGCATTCGGAGTGCTGCTGGCGCTGGGACTGGAGCGGCTGCCCCTGCAGCGTCTCCGACCTCTTTTGATGACCGTCTACGCCCTCACAGTAATCAGCCTTGTGGCGGTGCGCGTGATTGGAACCACAGCGCTGGGCGCCCAACGCTGGATCAGCATTGGCGGGGTTCATGTTCAGCCATCGGAATTCGCCAAGATCGCGGCGATCCTGCTCGTGGCAGCGGTGTTGTCGCGACACCCGGTGGAACGACCGATTGATCTGATACGCCCGCTCGGGGTGATTGCGGTGCCTTGGCTGCTGGTGTTCATCCAGCCTGATCTCGGCACATCGCTCGTGTTCGGCGCCCTGATGCTCACGATGCTCTATTGGTCGGGGATGCCGATCGAATGGGTGATTCTGTTGTTATCACCCCTGATGACAGCCCTGCTCTCAGGCCTTCTCCCCTGGGCCATGGGCCTCTGGATCCCGCTGATGGTGGTTCTTGCATACCGCTCCCTGCCCTGGAAACGGCTGGCGGCGACAGCCACCCTGGCTGTTCACGGCGCCATGGCGGCTGTGACGCCATGGCTCTGGATGAATGGTCTGAAGGATTATCAACGGGACCGTTTGGTGCTGTTCCTCGACCCCAGTCAGGATCCATTGGGCGGGGGCTATCACCTGCTCCAGAGCACCGTGGGCATTGGTTCAGGCGGCGTCTTGGGCACAGGTCTTCTTCAAGGACAACTGACCAAACTTCGTTTCATCCCTGAACAGCACACCGATTTCATCTTCAGCGCCCTGGGCGAGGAAACCGGATTTGTTGGCTGTCTTCTGGTGGTTCTTGGCTTCGCCGCCTTGATGGCACGGTTGCTCCAGATCGCGCGCAATGCCCGCACCGACTTCGAATCACTCGTGGTGATCGGGATCGGCACGATGCTGATGTTCCAGGTGGTGGTCAACATCTTCATGACCATCGGCCTGGGCCCCGTCACAGGAATCCCCCTGCCCTTCCTCAGTTATGGGCGCTCAGCCATGGTGGTGAACTTCATCGCGCTCGGCCTCTGCCTTTCGGTGGTCCGGCAAAGCCGTCGCTCCTTCGCGCAACTCCGTTGA